A single Glycine soja cultivar W05 chromosome 14, ASM419377v2, whole genome shotgun sequence DNA region contains:
- the LOC114384215 gene encoding coumaroyl-CoA:anthocyanidin 3-O-glucoside-6''-O-coumaroyltransferase 1-like, translating to MAEHREHKVVDKSQVAPATSRTMSFPLSFLDLPYARLLYVKRLFFYHFPHPPHIFYETLLPSLKHNLSLTLQHFFPLAGNLLCPPQPNKPFIRCTDDDSVTLTIVESKAYFNHLSSNHPKNLKDLDHLVPMLTFTTVHGDDDEDTYVSPLVALQVTVFPNHGLCIAITNSHVIMDGRSSCYFIKYWSSICRSGGVDLTTPCFDREVFKDTKGLEAIFLRDYFEERSTWKDKLKLIGQTPNHHEDYVKATVSFGRDDIDGMKRWVLNQLEKNDELMKAPQYLSKFVVTCGFVWASWVKAKYRHDDNNDEDEQEIMKEEYFRFAADCRDRFEYPIPATYVGNCLTRCHAMLKRKELKGEGGFVKAVKGIARAITDMKTEPLKDAENWKELSRKMFVLGSTMLVAGSPKFDVYGTDFGFGKPNKVEMMLHPRILCVTLAESGDKEGGVELGLLFTSSGEFEYFSSVIEQGLATLKS from the coding sequence ATGGCAGAGCATAGAGAACATAAGGTTGTTGATAAATCTCAGGTAGCTCCAGCTACAAGTAGAACCATGTCATTTCCTCTATCATTCCTTGACTTGCCTTATGCACGTCTTCTTTATGTGAAACGTTTATTCTTCTATCACTTTCCCCATCCCCCACACATTTTCTATGAAACTTTACTCCCTTCTCTCAAACACAATCTCTCTCTTACCCTTCAACATTTCTTCCCTCTCGCTGGGAATCTCCTGTGTCCACCACAACCTAACAAACCCTTCATTCGCTGCACCGATGATGACTCTGTCACCTTAACCATCGTCGAGTCCAAAGCATATTTCAACCATCTCTCATCCAACCACCCCAAAAATCTAAAAGATTTGGATCACTTAGTTCCCATGTTGACATTCACAACCGTgcatggtgatgatgatgaggaCACGTATGTTTCGCCATTGGTGGCCTTGCAAGTCACGGTTTTCCCCAACCATGGCCTTTGCATCGCCATAACAAATTCTCACGTGATCATGGATGGAAGGAGTAGCTGTTATTTCATTAAGTATTGGTCAAGCATTTGTAGAAGTGGTGGAGTTGACTTGACAACACCTTGCTTTGATAGGGAAGTGTTCAAGGACACCAAGGGACTTGAGGCCATCTTCTTAAGAGACTACTTTGAAGAGAGGTCAACTTGGAAGGACAAACTCAAACTCATTGGTCAAACTCCTAATCATCATGAGGACTATGTTAAGGCAACAGTTTCCTTTGGAAGAGATGATATTGACGGAATGAAAAGATGGGTGCTGAATCAGttggaaaaaaatgatgaattgatgaaagcaccccaataTCTATCAAAGTTCGTGGTTACATGTGGTTTCGTGTGGGCTAGCTGGGTTAAAGCAAAATATAGAcatgatgataataatgatgaAGATGAACAAGAGATCATGAAAGAGGAGTACTTTCGTTTTGCAGCAGATTGTAGAGATCGCTTTGAGTATCCTATACCAGCAACATACGTTGGAAATTGCTTAACAAGATGTCATGCAATGCTCAAGAGAAAGGAGCTAAAGGGAGAAGGTGGTTTTGTGAAGGCAGTGAAGGGCATTGCAAGGGCAATAACTGATATGAAAACTGAACCTCTTAAAGATGCAGAAAACTGGAAGGAATTAAGTAGGAAGATGTTTGTATTGGGAAGTACAATGCTAGTTGCAGGGTCACCTAAATTTGATGTTTATGGGACTGACTTTGGATTTGGAAAACCTAACAAAGTGGAGATGATGTTACATCCCCGAATATTGTGTGTGACTCTTGCAGAAAGTGGAGACAAAGAAGGAGGGGTAGAGCTTGGCTTGTTATTTACAAGTAGTGGGGAGTTTGAGTATTTTAGTTCCGTCATTGAGCAAGGACTTGCAACATTAAAATCCTAA
- the LOC114384217 gene encoding protein PATRONUS 2-like yields MANFVAPGHLIIKDENLNLHSKKTTKSKNSKTNGKKDGSGIAGRKALNDITNKSSLHHPEASVKKRNLPKQDINVKEEMFLHDHKKCIEAQNATMRNFNLETVLPQDDSISILELIKVPHSPQCYPEPVELPMPNFSDWFDHSMQWSSPPSSPLS; encoded by the exons ATGGCTAATTTTGTTGCTCCTGGCCACCTGATTATCAAAGATGAAAACTTGAATCTTCATTCTAAAA AGACTACTAAGTCGAAGAATTCTAAgacaaatggaaagaaagatgGTTCAGGGATTGCAGGTCGAAAAGCTCTAAATGATATAACAAACAAAAGTTCACTTCACCACCCTGAAGCCTCGGTTAAGAAAAGGAATTTACCCAAGCAAGATATTAATGTAAAGGAGGAAATGTTCTTGCATGATCACAAGAAGTGCATTGAGGCACAAAATGCTACTATGAGAAATTTCAATCTTGAGACAGTTCTTCCACAAGATG ATTCCATATCTATCCTAGAGCTGATAAAG GTTCCTCATTCCCCTCAATGCTACCCAGAACCAGTAGAATTGCCAATGCCCAACTTTTCCGATTGGTTTGACCATTCAATGCAGTGGAGCTCTCCTCCATCTTCTCCGTTGTCATGA